AACTTCCACTCCAGTCGCTGGCTCAAGCATCAGTTCGTGATCCGCATGAATCACAAGCTAACCGAACAGGCGTTGCAGCAGATGCAGGGAGAATTCGCCGATTTGTGCCTGAACGACTGTTTTCATCAGCATGACTACAGCGGTGAAGAGCACGACGAAGCGCAGTTCAGTCATCTGACGCGACTGGCGTTTGCCTTCAACGCCCGGGATCACGGTCGCTTGAGGGAACTGGTGGACTACATCAACCTGCCGGAAAACTGGGCCCAACCCGCCCAAAAAACCCATCCCCTCACGTGGGAGCCGATCAAGGTAACCTGAGCCCATAAAAAAACGGCCTGCTATCGAAATAGCAGGCCGTTTTTGTTTAGTCATCCATACCGCGACCGCTGAACAAGCGGTTGATCATTTCCATGGAGTAGCCTCGATACGCCAGGAAACGCCCTTGCTTGGCTCGTTCCCGTGCATCGATGGGTAAATGTCCTGAGAACTTGCGGCGCCAGGTGTCCATCAGTTGCTCCTGCCAATCGATACCACTTTCGCGTAAGGCAAGTTCGATATCCGGGCGTTGCAAACCGCGCTGACCCAGTTCCTCACGAATGCGCAAAGGACCATAACCGGAACGGGCGCGATAGGAGACAAAGCTTTCCAGGTAACGGGACTCAGACAGCAAGCCCTCTTCGGTCAAACGGTCGAGGGCTGTGTCGATCAACTCATCGGTCGCGCCGCGCTGACGCAGTTTACGCGTCAGCTCGACTCGACCATGCTCGCGCCTGGCGAGCAGGTCCATTGCGGTTCGCCGCACCGCGACGAGGGTATCGAGTACGACGGTCATCGAATCGATCAGATGTCAGCGTCAGCCAGGTCGTCCGCAGTCTCGCGATTAGCCACGGACTTGACGTCTGCCACCGGGCTCAGCAGCTTGTCACGCAGTTGCTTCTCAAGGGCAGCGGCGACTTCCGGGTTGTCCGCCAGGAACTTGGCCGAGTTGGCCTTGCCCTGACCGATCTTGGTGCCGTTGTAGGCATACCAGGCGCCCGACTTCTCGACAAAACCGTGCAGCACACCCAAGTCGATCATCTCGCCATTGAGGTAGATGCCCTTGCCGTAAAGAATCTGGAACTCGGCCTGACGGAACGGCGAAGCCACCTTGTTCTTCACGACCTTGACGCGGGTTTCGCTGCCGACAACCTCATCACCCTCTTTCACCGCGCCAGTACGGCGGATGTCGAGGCGAACCGAGGCGTAGAACTTCAGCGCGTTACCACCGGTGGTGGTTTCCGGGCTGCCGAACATCACGCCGATCTTCATGCGGATCTGGTTGATGAAGATCACCAGGCAGTTGGCGTTCTTGATGTTACCGGTGATCTTGCGCAGGGCCTGGGACATCAGGCGAGCCTGGAGGCCCACGTGCATGTCACCCATTTCACCTTCGATTTCAGCCTTTGGTACCAGTGCTGCCACGGAGTCGACGATGATCACGTCAACCGCGTTGGAACGCACCAGCATGTCGGTGATTTCCAGGGCCTGTTCACCGGTATCCGGCTGGGAAACCAGCAGGTCGTCGACGTTGACACCCAGTTTGCCGGCGTATTCCGGGTCCAGGGCGTGTTCGGCGTCGACGAAGGCGCAGGTCGCACCGGCTTTCTGGGCCTGGGCGATCACCGACAGGGTCAGTGTAGTTTTACCGGAAGATTCAGGACCGTAGATTTCAACGATTCGGCCTTTTGGGAGGCCGCCGATGCCAAGCGCAATGTCCAGGCCCAGGGAGCCGGTGGAGATGGAAGGAATAGCCTGACGGTCCTGATCGCCCATACGCATTACGGCACCCTTGCCGAATTGACGTTCGATCTGACCCAAGGCCGCAGCCAAGGCTTTCTTCTTGTTGTCGTCCATTAAAGTCCTCACGTAATCAATAAGGCCTGACGGCCAACACCTGTATAAGTAGCCAGTATTATTCCACAGCGTTCGAGGATCGCCTACCCCTGATTTGAGATTTCTACAGCGGCATGTTGCAGCAGCCCCTCTAGCGCGGCCTTCACCGTTTGTCGGCGGACCTCGTCACGGTTGCCTGCAAAGAATCGCTGCTCGCTGATCACCGCCTCTCCAACGCCCCAGGCCAGCCATACGGTACCCACCGGTTTATTCGGCGAACCGCCATCCGGCCCCGCTACGCCGCTGACCGCCACGGCAAAACGCGCCAGGCTTTTATGCTGGGCACCTCGCACCATGGCCTCGACCACCTCGCGGCTGACCGCCCCGACCTTCCCGAACAACTCGGTGGGCACATCCAGCTGCTGGGTCTTCTGGCGATTGGAATAGGTGACGAAACCGGCCTCAAACCAGGCCGAACTCCCGGGAATCCGGGTAATCGCCTCGGCAATCCCGCCGCCAGTGCAGG
The sequence above is drawn from the Pseudomonas sp. St316 genome and encodes:
- the recX gene encoding recombination regulator RecX; this translates as MTVVLDTLVAVRRTAMDLLARREHGRVELTRKLRQRGATDELIDTALDRLTEEGLLSESRYLESFVSYRARSGYGPLRIREELGQRGLQRPDIELALRESGIDWQEQLMDTWRRKFSGHLPIDARERAKQGRFLAYRGYSMEMINRLFSGRGMDD
- the recA gene encoding recombinase RecA, whose protein sequence is MDDNKKKALAAALGQIERQFGKGAVMRMGDQDRQAIPSISTGSLGLDIALGIGGLPKGRIVEIYGPESSGKTTLTLSVIAQAQKAGATCAFVDAEHALDPEYAGKLGVNVDDLLVSQPDTGEQALEITDMLVRSNAVDVIIVDSVAALVPKAEIEGEMGDMHVGLQARLMSQALRKITGNIKNANCLVIFINQIRMKIGVMFGSPETTTGGNALKFYASVRLDIRRTGAVKEGDEVVGSETRVKVVKNKVASPFRQAEFQILYGKGIYLNGEMIDLGVLHGFVEKSGAWYAYNGTKIGQGKANSAKFLADNPEVAAALEKQLRDKLLSPVADVKSVANRETADDLADADI
- a CDS encoding CinA family protein; amino-acid sequence: MDDITGLAAELGRRLQLLNAHVTTAESCTGGGIAEAITRIPGSSAWFEAGFVTYSNRQKTQQLDVPTELFGKVGAVSREVVEAMVRGAQHKSLARFAVAVSGVAGPDGGSPNKPVGTVWLAWGVGEAVISEQRFFAGNRDEVRRQTVKAALEGLLQHAAVEISNQG